The following are from one region of the Methanoculleus caldifontis genome:
- a CDS encoding DUF2298 domain-containing protein translates to MTGEFILPVLLWLAVIKVLHLGAWPALDRTFGSLAAAAAYPASALLFTLGAWYCGLFGLPVWLAFLPFAGAAALAGVRRFYTKERLRGALTWDLAFLAPFLFMLEVRWINPTISYAEKFMDHAILASIMRQPTVPPLDPWYAGGTLDVYYYLGYWMNGALGLVAGVPSTVTFNLALPTVLGLSVVALYALGHLLLDRHRWLPVLALFIPNPSAIYHIVIGDSWFDVLWGSTRTIENTINEYPIFSMLWGDVHPHVMSFFNQGFLIFLLVFAYMRWGTLSMRGRALLCGLAAVSLGSMPGFNSWDVLVYAPVTLVFGLLVWRRYGNFAFDGERSWMVLAAVPPLAIAAYLPFYLQLNSPGIGGIGLVPAPSAPVEFLLVHGFFLAILVASCAPDIRERPYLLAVAVPFVLAGYPAAALAAVPLVYLLARRRFAATDTLAVLGLSIILATELVYLVDNMGEVYYRMNTIFKFYLPAWFLLGTASLAVIGEWLRGAGGGRRMPAGTERMLPALAVLLLLAAPFAINIDFGYGSRTLDGSAYLEGAHPGDAAAIAFLRDLPGDHILVEAEGGDYTYYSRISSFTGIPAIIGMPFHEHMWRGDEGRVGQRSADVRTIYEQPSRTLDLARAYNATLLYVGESERDRYRVSLPTEALELIYDADGVQIYRIPE, encoded by the coding sequence TTGACGGGTGAATTCATCCTTCCCGTACTGCTCTGGCTTGCCGTCATCAAGGTGCTCCACCTCGGCGCCTGGCCGGCCCTCGACCGCACCTTCGGCAGCCTTGCAGCAGCAGCCGCGTACCCGGCATCGGCCCTCCTCTTCACGCTCGGTGCCTGGTACTGCGGTCTTTTCGGCCTCCCGGTCTGGCTCGCCTTCCTGCCCTTTGCGGGCGCAGCCGCCCTCGCCGGGGTGCGGCGGTTCTACACGAAGGAGCGCCTGCGAGGAGCCCTCACCTGGGACCTTGCTTTCCTGGCCCCCTTCCTCTTCATGCTCGAGGTGCGCTGGATCAATCCGACCATCTCCTATGCCGAGAAGTTCATGGATCACGCCATCCTCGCCTCGATCATGCGGCAGCCGACCGTCCCGCCCCTCGACCCCTGGTACGCGGGGGGGACGCTCGACGTCTACTACTACCTCGGCTACTGGATGAACGGGGCGCTCGGCCTCGTCGCCGGCGTGCCGTCGACGGTCACCTTCAACCTCGCCCTCCCGACGGTGCTCGGCCTCTCGGTCGTCGCGCTCTACGCTCTCGGCCATCTCCTCCTCGACCGCCACCGGTGGCTCCCGGTGCTCGCGCTCTTCATCCCGAACCCATCCGCGATCTACCACATCGTCATCGGCGACTCATGGTTCGACGTCCTCTGGGGAAGCACCCGGACGATAGAGAACACCATCAACGAGTATCCCATCTTCTCGATGCTCTGGGGCGACGTCCACCCGCACGTCATGAGTTTCTTCAACCAGGGGTTCCTGATCTTCCTCCTGGTCTTTGCCTATATGCGATGGGGGACCCTCTCCATGCGGGGAAGGGCGCTCCTCTGCGGACTTGCCGCCGTCAGCCTCGGCTCGATGCCCGGGTTCAACTCCTGGGACGTGCTCGTCTACGCGCCGGTCACGCTCGTCTTCGGCCTCCTCGTATGGCGGCGCTACGGCAACTTCGCGTTCGATGGAGAGCGGTCGTGGATGGTGCTTGCGGCGGTGCCGCCGCTCGCGATAGCGGCCTATCTCCCGTTCTACCTGCAGCTGAACAGCCCCGGCATCGGGGGGATCGGGCTTGTCCCGGCGCCCTCCGCACCGGTAGAGTTCCTGCTGGTCCACGGGTTCTTCCTCGCGATCCTCGTCGCCTCCTGCGCCCCCGATATCAGGGAACGCCCCTACCTCCTTGCCGTCGCCGTGCCGTTCGTCCTCGCCGGCTACCCGGCGGCAGCACTCGCCGCCGTCCCGCTGGTCTACCTCCTCGCCCGCCGCCGGTTCGCAGCCACCGACACGCTCGCCGTCCTCGGTCTTTCGATCATCCTTGCGACCGAGCTCGTCTACCTCGTGGACAACATGGGGGAGGTATACTACCGGATGAACACGATCTTCAAGTTCTACCTTCCCGCCTGGTTCCTCCTCGGGACGGCGAGCCTTGCCGTCATCGGGGAGTGGCTCCGGGGCGCCGGGGGCGGCCGGCGCATGCCTGCCGGGACGGAGAGGATGCTGCCGGCCCTCGCGGTGCTTCTCCTCCTCGCCGCGCCCTTTGCGATCAACATCGATTTCGGCTACGGGAGCCGTACCCTCGACGGCTCGGCATATCTCGAAGGAGCGCACCCGGGAGACGCGGCGGCGATCGCGTTCCTCAGGGACCTTCCCGGCGACCACATCCTCGTCGAGGCGGAGGGCGGGGATTACACCTACTACTCCCGGATCTCGTCGTTCACGGGAATCCCTGCGATCATCGGGATGCCGTTCCACGAGCATATGTGGCGGGGAGACGAGGGGCGGGTAGGCCAGCGGAGCGCCGATGTCCGGACGATCTACGAACAACCGTCGAGAACCCTGGACCTTGCGCGGGCGTACAACGCCACCCTGCTGTACGTGGGCGAGAGCGAGCGCGATCGCTACCGGGTCTCGCTCCCGACGGAAGCGCTCGAACTCATCTACGACGCGGACGGCGTCCAGATCTACCGGATCCCGGAATAA
- a CDS encoding lysylphosphatidylglycerol synthase transmembrane domain-containing protein: protein MWKKVSAIVIPTLIAVGILAYMLYRVWDDLLLTLEHAVVPYLFAGVGICILAWVLRGYRYQFILRGLDIRKTLTFSTACIFISQTANLIVPARLGDFVRMLILKHEDDATYSQGFSSLIVERVFDILMIAVLGAIALPFVLAVLNVPDWFITAIIVPFAAGGVFFVVLLWSGRMKSGNRIVVAVQGMLDEVKRASLHPRALAMLSGSSLLIWLVDVLVCYAVVLMFQETVAFAVVVLAIVIGNLVKAVPITPGGVGTYELALALTLGLAGMPAATATLIAVVDHLIKNLVTLVGGVGSIYYFGDWSADLLKRVFNREIEKEERIDG from the coding sequence ATGTGGAAAAAGGTTAGTGCCATCGTCATCCCCACCCTGATCGCGGTCGGGATCCTCGCTTACATGCTCTACCGCGTCTGGGACGACCTCCTGCTGACGCTCGAGCACGCCGTGGTGCCCTACCTCTTTGCCGGCGTCGGGATCTGCATCCTCGCGTGGGTCCTCCGCGGATACCGGTATCAGTTCATCCTGCGAGGACTGGATATCCGTAAGACCCTCACGTTCTCGACCGCCTGCATCTTCATCTCCCAGACGGCGAACCTCATCGTCCCCGCACGTCTCGGCGACTTCGTGCGGATGCTCATCCTCAAGCACGAGGACGACGCCACCTACTCGCAGGGGTTCTCGTCCCTCATCGTCGAGCGCGTCTTCGATATCCTGATGATCGCGGTGCTCGGCGCTATAGCCCTTCCGTTCGTCCTCGCGGTCTTAAACGTCCCCGACTGGTTCATCACGGCCATCATCGTCCCCTTCGCCGCAGGCGGCGTCTTCTTCGTGGTGCTCCTCTGGTCGGGCAGGATGAAGTCGGGGAACCGCATCGTGGTCGCCGTCCAGGGGATGCTCGACGAGGTGAAGCGGGCCTCCCTCCACCCCCGGGCGCTCGCCATGCTCAGCGGGTCCTCGCTCCTCATATGGCTCGTCGACGTGCTGGTCTGCTACGCGGTCGTCCTGATGTTCCAGGAGACGGTCGCGTTCGCCGTCGTCGTGCTCGCGATCGTCATCGGCAACCTGGTCAAGGCGGTCCCGATCACGCCGGGAGGCGTCGGGACCTATGAACTCGCGCTCGCGCTGACCCTGGGCCTCGCGGGAATGCCGGCGGCCACCGCGACGCTGATCGCGGTCGTCGACCACCTCATCAAGAACCTGGTCACGCTCGTCGGGGGCGTCGGGTCGATCTACTACTTCGGCGACTGGTCCGCGGACCTCTTAAAGCGGGTATTCAACCGCGAGATCGAGAAGGAGGAGCGTATTGACGGGTGA
- a CDS encoding dolichyl-phosphate beta-glucosyltransferase, producing MREVEVSAVLPVYNDLAALRAAIPRSLETLEAIAPGGFELIVAEDGSTDGSMEFVRDYEAKDPRVRLFHADERLGRGRALNRALAGARGSIVCYYDVDLATDMEHLAELVDAVREGYDIATGSRLLPESKIVRSGGREIASRGYNMLVRTILGSSLYDHQCGFKAFRRDRLLSMIPSVTADHWFWDTEVLVRAQKSGYRVREFPVRWQQGEGTTVRRKDVVEMGSAILRLWWRLHVEKG from the coding sequence ATGCGTGAAGTCGAGGTAAGCGCCGTCCTGCCGGTCTACAACGACCTTGCGGCGCTCAGGGCCGCTATACCGCGGTCGCTTGAGACGCTCGAGGCGATCGCGCCGGGAGGTTTTGAGCTGATCGTCGCCGAGGACGGGAGCACCGACGGGAGCATGGAGTTCGTCAGGGACTACGAGGCGAAAGACCCCCGGGTTCGCCTGTTTCATGCCGACGAGCGGCTCGGCAGGGGCCGGGCGCTCAACCGCGCTCTCGCCGGAGCCCGGGGATCGATCGTCTGCTACTACGACGTCGACCTTGCCACCGATATGGAGCACCTCGCCGAACTTGTCGACGCCGTCCGCGAGGGCTACGATATTGCGACAGGCTCCCGCCTCCTCCCCGAGAGTAAGATCGTCCGGAGCGGCGGACGGGAGATCGCAAGCCGGGGCTACAACATGCTTGTCCGGACGATCCTCGGGAGCAGCCTCTACGACCACCAGTGCGGGTTCAAAGCGTTCCGGCGGGACCGCCTTCTCTCCATGATCCCGTCGGTGACAGCGGACCACTGGTTCTGGGACACCGAGGTGCTCGTGCGGGCGCAGAAGAGCGGCTACCGGGTACGGGAGTTCCCGGTGCGATGGCAGCAGGGAGAAGGAACGACCGTGCGTAGAAAAGACGTCGTCGAGATGGGATCGGCGATTCTTCGCCTCTGGTGGCGCCTCCATGTGGAAAAAGGTTAG
- a CDS encoding NAD(P)/FAD-dependent oxidoreductase, with amino-acid sequence MKICIVGGGVCGLVSALELAGRHQVDLLERRHIAGGCLGSYRIGDYWIEEYYHHCFAGDTALLDLFERLQVADRLEWLQGTTGYHINGAIHPLTTPVEILRYPHLTIAEKARLGLLTLQSRRFDVSALDGITAKEFILDNLGAGIYASFFEPLLKSKFGDRREEVSAAWLISRIAIRSNRGTGGERLGYLKGGFQHLIARLQEEVAGQGGSIMLDSPVEEIRRAGGSWLVNGEAYDCVISTLPPQMTADLAGLDIPRVPYQGAACMTLALDRDVTDGIYWLNMKDPAPYGAVVSHTNFAPLEWYGEHLVYLASYFSGRLPDKFERSMLADFCRRFSVSEREVHWHRLAVDPYAGPVYTTGLRDRLPPYEKHGLFLAGMFSPPNYPERSMNGSVVAGQEVAERVLARYPDA; translated from the coding sequence ATGAAGATCTGCATTGTGGGGGGAGGAGTATGCGGCCTGGTCTCGGCTCTCGAGCTCGCCGGCAGACACCAGGTCGATCTCCTCGAGCGGAGGCACATCGCAGGCGGCTGCCTCGGCTCATACCGGATCGGTGACTACTGGATCGAGGAGTACTACCACCATTGCTTCGCCGGCGATACCGCCCTGCTCGACCTCTTCGAGAGGCTGCAGGTGGCCGACCGGCTGGAATGGCTCCAGGGCACCACCGGCTACCATATCAACGGTGCCATCCACCCACTCACCACCCCGGTTGAGATCCTGCGCTATCCCCACCTCACAATCGCCGAGAAGGCCCGTCTCGGCCTCCTGACTCTCCAATCCCGGCGGTTCGACGTCTCCGCACTCGACGGGATCACCGCGAAGGAGTTCATCCTGGACAACCTCGGTGCCGGCATCTATGCCTCGTTCTTCGAACCGCTCCTGAAGAGCAAGTTCGGGGACCGACGCGAGGAGGTCTCGGCCGCCTGGCTCATATCCCGCATCGCGATCCGCTCGAACCGGGGCACCGGGGGCGAGCGCCTGGGCTACCTGAAGGGAGGGTTCCAGCACCTCATCGCCCGGCTCCAGGAGGAGGTGGCGGGACAGGGTGGGTCCATCATGCTCGACTCCCCTGTCGAGGAGATCCGGCGGGCGGGCGGGAGCTGGCTCGTCAACGGCGAGGCCTACGACTGCGTCATCTCGACGCTCCCCCCGCAGATGACTGCGGATCTCGCCGGCCTCGATATCCCCCGGGTCCCCTACCAGGGCGCCGCCTGCATGACGCTCGCGCTCGACCGGGACGTGACCGACGGCATATACTGGCTGAACATGAAGGATCCGGCCCCCTACGGCGCGGTGGTCTCGCACACCAACTTCGCCCCGCTCGAGTGGTACGGCGAGCACCTCGTCTACCTCGCGTCCTACTTCTCCGGCCGGCTCCCCGACAAGTTTGAGCGGTCGATGCTCGCGGACTTCTGCCGGCGGTTCTCCGTCAGCGAACGCGAGGTTCACTGGCACCGGCTCGCCGTCGACCCGTACGCAGGCCCGGTCTACACGACCGGCCTCCGCGACCGCCTGCCTCCCTACGAGAAGCACGGGCTCTTCCTCGCCGGGATGTTCAGCCCTCCGAACTACCCGGAACGGAGCATGAACGGTTCGGTCGTCGCCGGGCAGGAAGTGGCAGAACGGGTTCTTGCGAGGTACCCGGATGCGTGA
- a CDS encoding tubulin/FtsZ family protein: MRVFFIGFGQAGGKIVDMFIEQDKRMQTQNFRGIAVNTARTDLMGLKNIELKDRLLIGQTVVKGHGVGTDNVTGARVTADEIDAIINAIDSRGTHDIDAFVIIAGLGGGTGSGGSPVLARHLKRIYREPVYAIGILPAPEEGRLYSYNAARSLSTLVNEADNTFIFDNSAWKNEGESVKDAYNRLNDEIVRRFGVLFRAGEVGKAGIGEMVVDSSEVINTLRGGGISTIGYAISEKVSPRTKQNQGLLSGLRRRKEKTEEVLTGEDKSAKIIALVRRAMLGRLTLPCDYSTAERGLVLLAGPPDEMDRKGVEKSKSWVEENIAGVEVRGGDYPVQSDYVAAVVVLATIGNAPRITDLLEIAKATKEDVIKSKEKRSTMFDDGIEPLFE; the protein is encoded by the coding sequence ATGAGGGTCTTCTTCATAGGATTCGGACAGGCTGGGGGCAAAATTGTCGATATGTTCATCGAACAAGACAAACGAATGCAGACCCAGAATTTCAGAGGTATCGCAGTAAACACAGCACGAACGGACCTGATGGGGCTTAAAAACATCGAGCTCAAGGACCGGCTGCTGATCGGGCAGACCGTGGTCAAAGGCCACGGTGTCGGGACCGATAACGTGACCGGGGCACGGGTGACCGCCGACGAGATCGACGCCATCATCAACGCCATCGATTCGAGAGGCACCCATGACATCGACGCTTTCGTCATCATCGCCGGCCTCGGCGGTGGAACGGGTTCCGGTGGTTCGCCGGTTCTCGCCCGGCACTTGAAGCGCATCTACCGGGAACCGGTCTATGCCATCGGGATCCTGCCCGCTCCCGAGGAGGGTCGGCTCTACTCCTATAATGCGGCCCGCTCGCTGAGCACTCTGGTGAATGAGGCGGATAATACCTTCATCTTCGACAACAGTGCCTGGAAGAATGAGGGAGAAAGTGTCAAGGATGCCTATAACAGGTTGAACGACGAGATCGTCCGGCGGTTCGGTGTGCTCTTCCGCGCAGGCGAGGTCGGCAAGGCAGGCATCGGTGAGATGGTCGTCGACTCAAGCGAGGTCATCAATACCCTGCGCGGCGGCGGAATCAGCACCATCGGATACGCTATCAGCGAGAAGGTCAGCCCCCGCACGAAGCAGAACCAGGGGCTTCTCTCCGGCCTCCGGCGGAGAAAGGAGAAGACCGAGGAGGTGCTGACCGGAGAGGACAAGTCGGCGAAGATCATCGCTCTCGTCAGGCGCGCCATGCTCGGCCGCCTCACCCTGCCGTGCGACTACTCGACGGCGGAGCGGGGTCTCGTCCTTCTTGCCGGGCCGCCGGACGAGATGGACCGGAAGGGCGTCGAGAAGTCGAAGAGCTGGGTTGAGGAGAACATCGCCGGCGTCGAGGTGCGTGGCGGCGATTACCCGGTGCAGAGCGACTATGTCGCCGCAGTGGTGGTCCTTGCGACGATCGGGAACGCCCCCCGGATCACGGACCTTCTTGAGATTGCAAAAGCCACAAAGGAAGATGTCATTAAATCGAAGGAGAAGCGCTCGACCATGTTTGATGATGGGATCGAGCCGCTGTTTGAGTGA
- a CDS encoding flippase activity-associated protein Agl23: MKAATFTARGRELLSFEGLFLLILLATIALRFYALDLKLFHHDEAIHAWFSYRLLTEGTYIYDPMYHGPLRYYVTAGMFALLGDSDLVGRLVPALLGTLLVPLLYPIYKLGYLDKKQTLVAALFIAVSPNMVYFSRFLRDDPFIIFFTMVLLVALLYYFERHQMRYALIAGTVIGLGISTMENMPIVILIFGAYLLYLVWARKVRLPIHWVRDLALVALIVFGIMATFYSSFGAHPEMITTWWLRAIEHWTSMHQMQRLGGPPYFYMLLFILYELPILILAVIGALQFIDIRGSISRRRERKMRHAGTLKEGGEAEEAEEGIPEVATPPPALQPQGWTDRLREILSGGGEIQPIDRQKEFTRFAIFWMLLSIAAYAYIGEKVPWLILHQLLPMIFVAVYAMTTRKAVIAVAASIFLVAVMFHVAFTPADINGPIVQVQNSEDLREVFSMIDAADRVAIATDNYWPLPWYYRGEGASKLSYFGQKVSEQTIYGGNYDLVITHDGNTYPALEGYEKETYRLNYWFSYEENKDRLLEYYFLRDGKSGSRNIDVFSRVPAGATA; the protein is encoded by the coding sequence GTGAAGGCCGCCACGTTCACGGCAAGAGGCCGTGAGCTGCTCTCATTCGAGGGGCTTTTCCTCCTCATACTTCTGGCCACAATTGCTCTCCGTTTTTACGCTCTCGACTTAAAGCTCTTTCACCACGACGAGGCCATTCACGCGTGGTTCTCGTACCGGCTCCTGACCGAAGGGACCTACATCTACGACCCCATGTATCACGGGCCGTTGCGCTACTACGTCACGGCCGGGATGTTTGCACTCCTCGGCGACTCAGATCTCGTAGGGAGGCTTGTCCCGGCGCTGCTCGGCACTCTGCTCGTTCCGCTGCTCTACCCGATCTACAAACTCGGATACCTCGATAAGAAGCAGACCCTGGTAGCGGCGCTCTTCATCGCCGTATCGCCGAACATGGTCTACTTCTCGCGGTTCCTCCGGGACGATCCATTCATCATCTTCTTCACGATGGTGCTCCTCGTCGCCCTGCTTTACTACTTTGAGCGGCACCAGATGAGGTATGCACTCATCGCCGGGACGGTGATCGGCCTCGGAATTTCCACGATGGAGAACATGCCGATCGTCATCCTGATCTTCGGGGCATATCTTCTCTACCTGGTCTGGGCGAGGAAGGTGCGGCTCCCGATACACTGGGTCCGGGATCTCGCGCTCGTCGCCCTCATAGTCTTCGGGATCATGGCAACCTTTTACTCGTCGTTCGGCGCCCACCCGGAGATGATCACGACGTGGTGGCTCCGGGCCATCGAGCATTGGACCTCGATGCACCAGATGCAGCGCCTCGGAGGGCCGCCCTACTTCTACATGCTGCTCTTCATCCTCTATGAGTTGCCGATCCTGATCCTCGCAGTTATTGGGGCGTTGCAGTTCATAGATATCCGGGGTAGTATCTCCCGCCGGAGAGAGCGGAAGATGCGTCATGCAGGAACCCTTAAAGAAGGAGGAGAGGCCGAGGAAGCGGAAGAGGGAATCCCTGAGGTTGCGACTCCTCCCCCCGCCCTCCAGCCACAGGGCTGGACGGACCGGCTCCGTGAGATCCTTTCGGGTGGCGGGGAGATCCAGCCGATCGATCGGCAGAAGGAGTTTACACGGTTCGCCATCTTCTGGATGCTTCTCTCGATCGCAGCCTACGCTTACATCGGCGAGAAGGTGCCGTGGCTGATCCTCCACCAGCTCCTGCCGATGATCTTCGTTGCGGTCTATGCGATGACCACGAGAAAGGCAGTCATCGCCGTCGCGGCAAGCATCTTCCTGGTCGCGGTGATGTTCCACGTGGCGTTCACCCCGGCGGATATCAACGGCCCCATCGTGCAGGTGCAGAACTCCGAAGACCTCCGGGAGGTCTTTTCCATGATCGATGCCGCGGACCGCGTGGCGATCGCGACCGACAACTACTGGCCGCTGCCGTGGTACTACCGGGGGGAGGGAGCCTCGAAACTATCCTATTTCGGCCAGAAAGTGAGCGAGCAGACGATCTACGGGGGCAACTACGACCTCGTGATCACCCACGACGGCAACACCTACCCGGCTCTCGAAGGGTACGAGAAGGAGACCTACCGGCTGAACTACTGGTTCTCGTATGAAGAGAACAAAGACAGGCTGCTCGAGTACTACTTCCTGCGGGACGGGAAGTCGGGAAGCAGGAACATCGACGTCTTCTCGAGGGTCCCCGCAGGGGCAACCGCCTGA
- the rpsJ gene encoding 30S ribosomal protein S10, with protein MQKARIRLSGTDFEKIEMVCDRIREIAERTGVNLAGPIPLPTKKLVVPTRKSPDGEGTATWDRWQMRVHKRLIDIDADERALRQLMRIQVPKDIGIEIVLES; from the coding sequence ATGCAGAAGGCCAGAATACGTCTTTCAGGCACTGACTTTGAGAAAATCGAGATGGTCTGTGACAGGATCAGAGAGATAGCAGAGCGTACCGGCGTCAATCTGGCAGGTCCGATCCCGCTGCCCACGAAGAAACTCGTGGTGCCCACCAGGAAGAGCCCTGACGGCGAAGGTACTGCAACCTGGGACCGCTGGCAGATGCGGGTGCACAAGAGGCTCATCGACATCGACGCCGACGAGCGTGCACTGCGTCAGCTGATGCGCATTCAGGTGCCAAAAGACATCGGCATAGAGATTGTGCTGGAGAGTTGA
- the tuf gene encoding translation elongation factor EF-1 subunit alpha, with translation MAVEKPHMNLAVIGHIDHGKSTTVGRLLFETGAVAPHIIEGFRKEAESKGKGSFEFAWVMDSLKEERERGITIDIAHKRFDTDKFYFTVVDCPGHRDFVKNMITGASQADAALLVVAAPDGVMEQTKEHVFLSRTLGINQLIIGINKMDAVKYDEKRYNEVKEQLSQLLKMVGYKPEAISFIPMSSFVGDNISKPSANTPWYKGNTLLAALNTLTEPEKPTTLPMRLPIQDVYSISGIGTVPVGRVETGIMKKGMKVNFMPANKDGEIKSIEMHHEEIPQALPGDNVGFNVRGIGKGDIRRGDVCGPADVPPTVADEFIAQVVVLHHPSALTVGYTPVFHCHTAQIACTFVELQKKLDPRTGQVKEENPTFLKTGDAAIVKIKPTQPMVIEKVKEIPQLGRFAVRDMGSTIAAGVCINITPKQMR, from the coding sequence ATGGCAGTTGAAAAGCCCCACATGAATTTAGCAGTAATTGGACACATCGACCACGGGAAATCTACCACCGTCGGCCGGTTGCTCTTTGAGACTGGAGCGGTAGCGCCCCACATCATCGAGGGGTTCAGGAAGGAGGCCGAATCCAAGGGTAAGGGCTCGTTCGAGTTCGCCTGGGTTATGGACAGCCTCAAGGAAGAGCGTGAGCGTGGTATCACCATCGATATCGCCCACAAGCGGTTCGACACCGACAAGTTCTACTTCACGGTCGTGGACTGCCCCGGCCACCGTGACTTCGTCAAGAACATGATCACGGGCGCCTCCCAGGCAGACGCCGCACTGCTGGTCGTCGCCGCACCCGACGGCGTGATGGAGCAGACCAAGGAGCACGTCTTCCTGTCCCGTACGCTCGGCATCAACCAGCTGATCATCGGCATCAACAAGATGGATGCCGTCAAGTACGACGAGAAGCGCTACAACGAGGTCAAGGAACAGCTCTCCCAGCTGCTTAAGATGGTCGGCTACAAGCCCGAGGCCATCAGCTTCATCCCGATGAGCTCGTTCGTTGGGGACAACATCTCCAAGCCCAGCGCGAACACCCCCTGGTACAAGGGAAACACGCTGCTCGCCGCACTCAACACGCTCACCGAGCCCGAGAAGCCCACGACCCTGCCCATGCGCCTCCCCATCCAGGACGTCTACTCCATCTCCGGTATCGGGACCGTGCCTGTCGGCCGTGTCGAGACCGGCATCATGAAGAAGGGAATGAAGGTCAACTTCATGCCCGCGAACAAAGATGGTGAGATCAAGTCCATCGAGATGCACCACGAAGAGATCCCGCAGGCGCTCCCCGGCGACAACGTCGGGTTCAACGTCCGTGGTATCGGCAAGGGTGACATCCGCCGTGGCGACGTCTGCGGTCCCGCCGACGTGCCGCCGACCGTTGCAGACGAGTTCATCGCGCAGGTCGTCGTGCTTCACCACCCCAGCGCTCTGACCGTCGGCTACACCCCGGTCTTCCACTGCCACACCGCCCAGATCGCGTGCACCTTCGTCGAACTCCAGAAGAAGCTCGACCCCCGCACAGGTCAGGTCAAGGAGGAGAACCCCACGTTCCTCAAGACCGGCGATGCCGCTATCGTCAAGATCAAGCCGACTCAGCCCATGGTCATCGAGAAGGTCAAAGAGATCCCGCAGCTCGGCCGGTTCGCTGTCCGTGATATGGGATCGACCATCGCGGCAGGTGTGTGCATCAACATCACCCCCAAGCAGATGAGATAA